The following are encoded in a window of Phaseolus vulgaris cultivar G19833 chromosome 3, P. vulgaris v2.0, whole genome shotgun sequence genomic DNA:
- the LOC137839293 gene encoding predicted GPI-anchored protein 58 — protein MGALDKDLSHGLASGSQTVPNSVVEIAAAQGRSPPQGPARSEALPSQQRKKLILRKPKRKTPQVVSDEEEDNEATQDSLITKRRRVAPSSPPAPPPLPTPTPPSPPAPIPTPPTPPTATPPVQAVPLAAAFPAVEATEPNFMENPPSASTPFISAGEGPPSTASIAETAPGGDEGAHNSPIIITESPSSPPRQEAPTQQPIQEGGGES, from the exons atgggcgctttggacaaggacct ATctcatgggttggcgtcgggctcccagactgtgcccaactcagtggtggagatcgccgctgctcagggcagatcgccccctcaaggcccagctcGTTCAGAAGCCTTGCCCTCCCAACAACGCAAGAAActcatcctcaggaagccaaagaggaaaactcctcaggtGGTAAGTGATGAAGAAGAGGACAATGAGGCAACTCAGGATAGCCTCATcaccaaaaggagaagggtggcaccttcttcaccacctgctccacctcctcttccaacaccaacaccgccttctccaCCAGCTCCAATTCCAACACCGCCTACTCCCCCAACTGCGACTCCGCCAGTTCAAGCAGTACCCTTGGCGGCTGCATTTCCCGCGGTTGAGGCtactgagcccaacttcatggagaaccctccgagtgcctccacgccattcatatccgctggagagggtcctccttcaactgcctcaattGCGGAAACTGCACCAGGCGGGGAcgaaggtgctcacaactcgccaATCATCATCACTGAGTCCCCctcgtcaccaccacgccaagaagctccaactCAACAACCAATCCAAGAGGGCGGTGGTGAGAGCTAG